In Juglans microcarpa x Juglans regia isolate MS1-56 chromosome 7D, Jm3101_v1.0, whole genome shotgun sequence, the following are encoded in one genomic region:
- the LOC121239989 gene encoding putative pentatricopeptide repeat-containing protein At1g69350, mitochondrial isoform X1, whose product MFLHHASKTLLLVSARSCKSKQNHAQILFFCTTASCTHSNSDLLTICSNAQSLRQTKQAHASALLNGLLPRSVSLCASLMLSYSNSGDSTASRYLFEQTVEHSCTAFLWNTLIRANTIAKVYDGFETYNRMVRTGVRPDDHTFPFVLKVCSDFLDLRKGMETHGFVFKLGFDMDVFVGNTLLLLYGNCGDLRYARRVFDEMPERDAVSWNTMIGVFSVNCCYVEALNLFKEMNFGSGFRPNLVGFVNVLPVCAGLGDAVMASLIHCYVVKVGLDLHVTIGNAMVDAYGKCGNVKASEQVFYQMVERNEVSWNAIITSLAFTKLNEDALGIFRLMIDSGVKPNSFTISSMLPVLVELEIFKAGREIHGFCTRKGIESDVFIANSLIDMYAKSGCTTKASNVFYNIDEKNVVSWNAMVANFAQNRLELAALGLVREMQAQGETPNSVTFTNVLPACARLGSLLPGKEIHARTIRMGSAYDLFLSNALTDMYAKCGYPNLARNVFNVSLRDEVSYNILIVGYSQTSDCAESLSLFSEMMLRGMMHDIVSFVGVISACANLAAIKQGKEIHGLLVRKLLHVQLFVANSLLDFYTKCGRIDTASKVFDQIQKKDVASWNTMILGYGMLGELDTAINLFEAMRVDGVEYDSVSYIAVLSACSHGGLVDKGKKYFEEMQAQNIKPTQMHYACMVDLLGRAGLMEEAVDLIKGLRIVPDANVWGALLGACRIHGNVELACWAAEHLFKLKPQHCGYYILLSNMYAEAGRWDEANRIRELMKSRGVKKNPGCSWVQIRDKVHTFVVGERIEGLDSDIWLAESS is encoded by the coding sequence ATGTTCCTCCACCATGCAAGCAAAACGCTCCTTCTAGTCTCGGCACGCTCATGCAAATCTAAACAAAACCATGCCCAGATTCTCTTTTTCTGTACTACCGCGTCATGCACTCACTCCAACTCAGATCTGCTTACCATTTGCTCCAATGCCCAGTCACTTCGCCAAACCAAGCAAGCCCACGCCTCTGCTCTTCTCAATGGCTTGCTTCCACGCAGTGTCTCTCTCTGTGCCTCCCTCATGCTCAGCTACTCCAATTCCGGAGACTCCACTGCCTCTCGCTATCTCTTCGAGCAGACCGTTGAGCACTCCTGCACTGCCTTCTTGTGGAACACGCTTATCCGGGCTAATACAATCGCTAAGGTATATGATGGGTTTGAGACTTATAATCGGATGGTTAGGACCGGTGTTCGGCCCGATGATCATACCTTCCCTTTCGTTCTCAAGGTGTGTTCAGACTTTTTGGATCTCAGGAAGGGAATGGAGACTCATGGGTTTGTGTTCAAGCTGGGTTTTGACATGGATGTCTTTGTTGGGAATACTCTCTTGCTGTTATATGGAAACTGTGGGGATTTGAGATATGCAAGGAgggtgtttgatgaaatgcctGAAAGGGATGCGGTGTCGTGGAATACTATGATTGGGGTGTTTTCAGTTAATTGCTGTTATGTGGAGGCGCTCAAtcttttcaaagaaatgaattttGGGTCTGGGTTTAGGCCGAATTTGGTTGGCTTTGTTAATGTGTTGCCGGTTTGTGCTGGGCTTGGAGATGCGGTCATGGCAAGTCTTATTCATTGTTACGTCGTGAAGGTTGGTCTGGATCTTCACGTCACCATTGGTAATGCTATGGTTGACGCATACGGAAAATGTGGGAATGTGAAGGCTTCAGAGCAAGTTTTCTATCAAATGGTTGAAAGGAATGAAGTTTCTTGGAATGCGATCATCACTAGTCTTGCTTTCACAAAGCTTAATGAGGATGCTTTGGGGATATTCAGGTTGATGATTGATTCAGGGGTTAAACCAAACTCTTTTACCATCTCTAGTATGCTGCCTGTATTGGTCGAACTAGAAATTTTCAAAGCTGGAAGAGAGATTCATGGTTTCTGTACAAGGAAGGGTATTGAGTCTGATGTTTTTATTGCCAACTCATTGATTGATATGTATGCAAAGTCAGGCTGTACAACTAAGGCATCCAACGTGTTCTATAATATTGATGAAAAGAATGTTGTCTCTTGGAATGCCATGGTTGCTAATTTCGCTCAAAATAGGCTTGAGTTGGCTGCCCTAGGACTAGTAAGAGAAATGCAAGCTCAGGGTGAAACTCCCAACTCTGTCACGTTCACTAATGTTCTTCCAGCTTGTGCACGGCTGGGTTCTCTTCTTCCTGGGAAAGAAATCCATGCAAGGACTATTCGCATGGGATCTGcctatgatttatttttgtccAATGCTCTGACAGACATGTATGCAAAATGTGGCTACCCAAATCTTGCTCGAAATGTCTTTAACGTCTCCCTCAGAGATGAAGTGTCTTACAATATACTAATTGTAGGATATTCTCAAACTAGTGATTGCGCAGAATCTCTGAGCTTGTTTTCAGAAATGATGCTTAGAGGTATGATGCATGATATTGTTTCCTTTGTTGGTGTTATATCAGCTTGTGCAAATCTAGCCGCAATCAAGCAAGGCAAAGAGATCCATGGATTATTAGTAAGAAAGCTTTTACATGTTCAGCTCTTTGTCGCGAACTCACTGTTGGACTTTTATACCAAATGCGGAAGAATTGATACTGCTAGTAAGGTCTTTGACCAGATCCAGAAAAAGGATGTAGCCTCTTGGAATACTATGATTTTGGGTTATGGAATGCTAGGTGAGTTGGACACTGCGATCAATCTTTTTGAAGCGATGAGGGTAGATGGTGTAGAATATGATTCCGTTTCGTATATTGCAGTTTTGTCAGCTTGTAGTCATGGAGGGCTTGTCGACAAGGGGAAGAAGTACTTTGAGGAAATGCAGGCTCAAAATATCAAACCAACGCAGATGCATTATGCTTGTATGGTCGATCTCCTTGGCCGAGCTGGCCTAATGGAAGAAGCAGTGGATCTCATTAAAGGCCTGCGAATTGTGCCAGATGCCAATGTCTGGGGAGCTCTGCTTGGGGCATGCCGAATCCATGGGAATGTAGAGTTGGCATGTTGGGCAGCAGAGCATCTGTTCAAGTTGAAGCCTCAGCACTGTGGGTACTACATTCTTCTTTCGAACATGTATGCAGAAGCTGGGAGATGGGATGAGGCAAATAGGATTAGGGAGCTGATGAAG
- the LOC121239989 gene encoding putative pentatricopeptide repeat-containing protein At1g69350, mitochondrial isoform X2, protein MFLHHASKTLLLVSARSCKSKQNHAQILFFCTTASCTHSNSDLLTICSNAQSLRQTKQAHASALLNGLLPRSVSLCASLMLSYSNSGDSTASRYLFEQTVEHSCTAFLWNTLIRANTIAKVYDGFETYNRMVRTGVRPDDHTFPFVLKVCSDFLDLRKGMETHGFVFKLGFDMDVFVGNTLLLLYGNCGDLRYARRVFDEMPERDAVSWNTMIGVFSVNCCYVEALNLFKEMNFGSGFRPNLVGFVNVLPVCAGLGDAVMASLIHCYVVKVGLDLHVTIGNAMVDAYGKCGNVKASEQVFYQMVERNEVSWNAIITSLAFTKLNEDALGIFRLMIDSGVKPNSFTISSMLPVLVELEIFKAGREIHGFCTRKGIESDVFIANSLIDMYAKSGCTTKASNVFYNIDEKNVVSWNAMVANFAQNRLELAALGLVREMQAQGETPNSVTFTNVLPACARLGSLLPGKEIHARTIRMGSAYDLFLSNALTDMYAKCGYPNLARNVFNVSLRDEVSYNILIVGYSQTSDCAESLSLFSEMMLRGMMHDIVSFVGVISACANLAAIKQGKEIHGLLVRKLLHVQLFVANSLLDFYTKCGRIDTASKVFDQIQKKDVASWNTMILGYGMLVLSACSHGGLVDKGKKYFEEMQAQNIKPTQMHYACMVDLLGRAGLMEEAVDLIKGLRIVPDANVWGALLGACRIHGNVELACWAAEHLFKLKPQHCGYYILLSNMYAEAGRWDEANRIRELMKSRGVKKNPGCSWVQIRDKVHTFVVGERIEGLDSDIWLAESS, encoded by the exons ATGTTCCTCCACCATGCAAGCAAAACGCTCCTTCTAGTCTCGGCACGCTCATGCAAATCTAAACAAAACCATGCCCAGATTCTCTTTTTCTGTACTACCGCGTCATGCACTCACTCCAACTCAGATCTGCTTACCATTTGCTCCAATGCCCAGTCACTTCGCCAAACCAAGCAAGCCCACGCCTCTGCTCTTCTCAATGGCTTGCTTCCACGCAGTGTCTCTCTCTGTGCCTCCCTCATGCTCAGCTACTCCAATTCCGGAGACTCCACTGCCTCTCGCTATCTCTTCGAGCAGACCGTTGAGCACTCCTGCACTGCCTTCTTGTGGAACACGCTTATCCGGGCTAATACAATCGCTAAGGTATATGATGGGTTTGAGACTTATAATCGGATGGTTAGGACCGGTGTTCGGCCCGATGATCATACCTTCCCTTTCGTTCTCAAGGTGTGTTCAGACTTTTTGGATCTCAGGAAGGGAATGGAGACTCATGGGTTTGTGTTCAAGCTGGGTTTTGACATGGATGTCTTTGTTGGGAATACTCTCTTGCTGTTATATGGAAACTGTGGGGATTTGAGATATGCAAGGAgggtgtttgatgaaatgcctGAAAGGGATGCGGTGTCGTGGAATACTATGATTGGGGTGTTTTCAGTTAATTGCTGTTATGTGGAGGCGCTCAAtcttttcaaagaaatgaattttGGGTCTGGGTTTAGGCCGAATTTGGTTGGCTTTGTTAATGTGTTGCCGGTTTGTGCTGGGCTTGGAGATGCGGTCATGGCAAGTCTTATTCATTGTTACGTCGTGAAGGTTGGTCTGGATCTTCACGTCACCATTGGTAATGCTATGGTTGACGCATACGGAAAATGTGGGAATGTGAAGGCTTCAGAGCAAGTTTTCTATCAAATGGTTGAAAGGAATGAAGTTTCTTGGAATGCGATCATCACTAGTCTTGCTTTCACAAAGCTTAATGAGGATGCTTTGGGGATATTCAGGTTGATGATTGATTCAGGGGTTAAACCAAACTCTTTTACCATCTCTAGTATGCTGCCTGTATTGGTCGAACTAGAAATTTTCAAAGCTGGAAGAGAGATTCATGGTTTCTGTACAAGGAAGGGTATTGAGTCTGATGTTTTTATTGCCAACTCATTGATTGATATGTATGCAAAGTCAGGCTGTACAACTAAGGCATCCAACGTGTTCTATAATATTGATGAAAAGAATGTTGTCTCTTGGAATGCCATGGTTGCTAATTTCGCTCAAAATAGGCTTGAGTTGGCTGCCCTAGGACTAGTAAGAGAAATGCAAGCTCAGGGTGAAACTCCCAACTCTGTCACGTTCACTAATGTTCTTCCAGCTTGTGCACGGCTGGGTTCTCTTCTTCCTGGGAAAGAAATCCATGCAAGGACTATTCGCATGGGATCTGcctatgatttatttttgtccAATGCTCTGACAGACATGTATGCAAAATGTGGCTACCCAAATCTTGCTCGAAATGTCTTTAACGTCTCCCTCAGAGATGAAGTGTCTTACAATATACTAATTGTAGGATATTCTCAAACTAGTGATTGCGCAGAATCTCTGAGCTTGTTTTCAGAAATGATGCTTAGAGGTATGATGCATGATATTGTTTCCTTTGTTGGTGTTATATCAGCTTGTGCAAATCTAGCCGCAATCAAGCAAGGCAAAGAGATCCATGGATTATTAGTAAGAAAGCTTTTACATGTTCAGCTCTTTGTCGCGAACTCACTGTTGGACTTTTATACCAAATGCGGAAGAATTGATACTGCTAGTAAGGTCTTTGACCAGATCCAGAAAAAGGATGTAGCCTCTTGGAATACTATGATTTTGGGTTATGGAATGCTAG TTTTGTCAGCTTGTAGTCATGGAGGGCTTGTCGACAAGGGGAAGAAGTACTTTGAGGAAATGCAGGCTCAAAATATCAAACCAACGCAGATGCATTATGCTTGTATGGTCGATCTCCTTGGCCGAGCTGGCCTAATGGAAGAAGCAGTGGATCTCATTAAAGGCCTGCGAATTGTGCCAGATGCCAATGTCTGGGGAGCTCTGCTTGGGGCATGCCGAATCCATGGGAATGTAGAGTTGGCATGTTGGGCAGCAGAGCATCTGTTCAAGTTGAAGCCTCAGCACTGTGGGTACTACATTCTTCTTTCGAACATGTATGCAGAAGCTGGGAGATGGGATGAGGCAAATAGGATTAGGGAGCTGATGAAG